A region from the Paenibacillus humicola genome encodes:
- a CDS encoding stalk domain-containing protein, giving the protein MRKRNKRNRKHANKKRNASQKLLTAALGASLFMQPLSIGMPAAVSAAAADTGQAGSTASTQAQMQQLTKIYEEMITSGAKRTDYKWLSKPGDGAETSIVHVIEVDLTNPYVKLGVMNGTPGSVTGVGSVGSMVSSSGAVAGVNADFFDTTGKGVPLGAEVNDGVLQESPSKLKGMYAFAVTKDRKPMIDLFDFSGTVTALDGTTFPLAGINKAAYRTEPDNGYSHANAIYIYTSAWTAPRPDVSDSSTTPTEVLVENGIVTQIVQNGMIPGPVPADGYILRTHGTAAQFALQHLQIGQPVTANYTLVSQTTGQQVDPSTLQMLVGGHTILVDGGKAAAFSRDTRNISGSADRARTAVGYSQDGKKAYIMTVENSDNSEGVTLTELQKIMIQLGIWKGVDLDGGGSTTMITRPLGEFNTTLTHDTEYGTVQRKVASGLGVFTTAPQGPIKGITISGPDVLFIGEQADYEMKAFDTYYNPVDPGAAAPVWKAASPLGYFGGGTFAAVKPGKTTITVKSGSASDSMPIEIIGGDQIAQMSIDASSPVLEAGKSIAVPVSVTLNDGRRLDVPASSLKWELHGFSGTVQDGTLTINSIDPNATTGYAIARYDGFSAVAVLGTGTDKLFENFEQPTYPISFQNTNGVKGSASIVSGLQDRPASSVLQLQYDFTGGSGTKAAYAVLGGSGRKIDGAPSAMTVDVLGDNSLNWVRAEFVDNKGKSQLVTLADQVDWSGWKTIKVNLPSTAAYPVTLKRLYVASLAEGQDERALTGQIDFDNISFQYAASIAEPHRASIMLTIGSKTAKVDGQPYKLDVTPLLVDGTTYLPLRFVTEAMGAQVGYEPVTKRVSVLRGDKLLELRIGQKDVISNGIRLQSEVAPMLKGGRTLVPIRLVSEQLGFKVSWDGKLDRITVQ; this is encoded by the coding sequence ATGCGAAAAAGAAACAAACGAAACCGAAAACACGCGAATAAGAAAAGAAATGCCTCTCAAAAACTATTGACGGCGGCGCTCGGCGCGTCGCTATTTATGCAGCCGCTCTCGATCGGCATGCCGGCGGCCGTCTCAGCAGCGGCGGCGGATACCGGACAAGCGGGCTCGACCGCTTCGACTCAGGCGCAGATGCAGCAGCTGACGAAGATTTACGAGGAAATGATAACGTCCGGCGCGAAGCGTACCGACTATAAATGGCTGAGCAAGCCCGGAGACGGTGCGGAGACGTCGATCGTGCACGTCATTGAAGTCGATCTGACCAATCCGTACGTCAAGCTTGGCGTCATGAACGGAACTCCCGGTTCCGTTACGGGCGTCGGCTCCGTCGGCAGTATGGTAAGCAGCAGCGGGGCCGTTGCGGGCGTTAACGCCGATTTCTTCGACACAACGGGCAAAGGCGTGCCGCTCGGCGCCGAAGTGAACGACGGTGTGCTGCAGGAGAGCCCTTCCAAGCTGAAGGGGATGTATGCCTTTGCCGTTACGAAGGACCGCAAGCCGATGATCGACCTGTTCGATTTCAGCGGTACGGTTACCGCCTTGGACGGTACGACCTTCCCGCTTGCTGGGATCAACAAAGCGGCGTACCGGACCGAGCCGGATAATGGATACAGCCACGCAAACGCGATCTATATCTATACGAGCGCATGGACGGCGCCGCGTCCCGACGTAAGCGACAGCTCGACGACGCCGACCGAGGTGCTCGTGGAGAACGGGATCGTCACGCAAATCGTCCAGAACGGCATGATTCCCGGACCTGTGCCGGCGGACGGCTATATTTTGCGCACCCACGGAACGGCGGCGCAGTTCGCCCTGCAGCATCTGCAGATCGGCCAGCCTGTAACGGCGAATTATACGCTCGTATCGCAAACAACCGGTCAGCAGGTGGACCCGTCTACGCTGCAAATGCTTGTCGGCGGCCATACGATTCTGGTCGACGGCGGCAAGGCGGCTGCTTTTTCGCGCGACACCCGAAACATCAGCGGCTCGGCGGACCGGGCGCGGACAGCCGTCGGTTACAGCCAGGACGGCAAGAAGGCGTATATTATGACCGTCGAGAACAGCGACAACAGCGAAGGCGTCACGCTGACCGAGCTGCAAAAAATCATGATCCAGCTCGGCATATGGAAAGGCGTCGATCTGGACGGCGGAGGCTCGACGACGATGATTACGCGGCCGCTCGGCGAGTTCAATACGACGCTCACCCACGATACGGAATACGGCACGGTGCAGCGCAAGGTGGCCAGCGGTTTGGGCGTTTTCACGACGGCTCCCCAAGGGCCGATTAAAGGCATTACGATCAGCGGTCCCGATGTGCTGTTTATCGGGGAGCAGGCGGACTATGAGATGAAGGCTTTCGACACGTATTATAATCCGGTCGATCCGGGCGCCGCTGCGCCGGTCTGGAAGGCGGCCAGCCCGCTCGGCTACTTCGGCGGCGGCACGTTCGCGGCCGTGAAGCCGGGCAAGACGACGATTACGGTGAAATCGGGCTCGGCCAGCGATTCGATGCCGATCGAAATTATCGGAGGCGATCAAATTGCCCAGATGAGCATTGATGCCAGCTCGCCGGTGTTGGAAGCGGGCAAATCGATAGCCGTGCCCGTGAGCGTCACGTTAAACGACGGGCGCCGGCTGGACGTACCGGCATCTTCGTTGAAGTGGGAGCTGCACGGTTTTAGCGGAACGGTACAGGACGGGACGCTGACGATCAATTCGATCGATCCGAATGCGACGACCGGCTATGCCATCGCCCGATATGACGGTTTTTCCGCCGTTGCCGTGCTGGGGACGGGAACCGACAAGCTTTTTGAAAATTTTGAGCAGCCGACGTACCCAATTTCGTTCCAGAATACGAATGGTGTGAAGGGGTCTGCATCGATCGTTTCGGGACTTCAGGACCGTCCGGCTTCCAGCGTCCTGCAGCTTCAGTATGATTTTACCGGCGGAAGCGGGACGAAAGCTGCGTATGCGGTCCTGGGCGGAAGCGGACGCAAAATCGACGGCGCTCCATCAGCCATGACCGTCGACGTGCTGGGCGACAACAGCCTCAACTGGGTGCGCGCGGAATTCGTCGACAATAAAGGCAAATCGCAGCTCGTGACGCTCGCCGATCAAGTCGATTGGAGCGGCTGGAAGACGATCAAGGTCAATCTGCCGTCAACCGCGGCTTATCCCGTCACGCTGAAGCGGCTGTATGTCGCATCGCTCGCGGAAGGCCAGGATGAACGGGCGCTTACCGGACAAATCGATTTCGACAATATCAGCTTCCAATATGCGGCGTCGATTGCGGAGCCGCACCGGGCCTCTATTATGCTGACGATCGGCTCCAAGACGGCGAAGGTCGACGGCCAACCGTACAAGCTGGACGTTACACCGCTTCTCGTGGACGGAACGACCTATTTGCCGCTCCGGTTCGTTACCGAGGCCATGGGCGCGCAGGTCGGCTATGAGCCGGTAACGAAACGGGTCTCGGTGCTGCGCGGCGACAAGCTGCTGGAGCTGCGGATCGGGCAGAAGGACGTGATTTCGAACGGAATCCGGCTTCAATCGGAGGTCGCTCCGATGCTGAAGGGCGGGCGTACGCTCGTACCGATCCGGCTCGTTTCGGAGCAGCTTGGATTCAAGGTGAGCTGGGACGGGAAACTGGACAGGATTACCGTCCAATGA
- a CDS encoding S-layer homology domain-containing protein has protein sequence MNGNTITLTYSEELEAIDTSASTTFSVQVNGSARSVSQVNGSGNTVLLTFNGSPVTPSDTVTLSYYGSANPIKDLSGNAAASFSGFSIQNGIDTTAPLLQNGSAAGNSITLVYNEALNPAAVPSPVAYTILVNGAGRAVSAVTVSGPLVNLLLPSAISAADMVVVSYTGGVLSDLSGNAAAAFSARQIYADGSTGAIVNTGQPALYGIFAGGSAITLTFSALLDSSYTPSSTQFAVKINQGASPVSAVTVSGTTVRLDLYTAVQPGDTVTVSYSPDGIPLRSVAGLEAPPFTDVTAANRTAGAGGASDNGVSAADGVEIGADGVSAVPDISPAGSTANRYQITSDKLYTAFDTARASGAAPKAVFTVPDGENAGLAAFTLGTLQEIQHASPDASLKVVYKDASYELPLKALDYTQLGQMMNAAGPVGQLLVSIDTNAIGSGSGSLTAALNGIPAQLLTQPVSFELAVSSNGVTKPIDHLNAYSTRTIRSETAVDPRQTAVVWFDPQAGRLSYVPTHVQQSGSESVITFQRNGNSVYAAVKGSVDYADIGSHWARNDLLLLANKFIVEGRSPGRFEPDKTITRAEFASFIVRGLGLSGNVQAAAKFSDVDASSTAAASIGAAVNAGIVQGMPDGTFKPASPITREQMASMIVRASAAAGKSLGSSQRDADLLKRFKDAAKIGAWARGDTAEAVDAEIINGLTSDTFAPKSNATRAQAAVMIKRLLSKLQFLDE, from the coding sequence GTGAACGGGAATACGATTACGCTGACGTACAGCGAGGAGCTGGAGGCGATCGATACGAGCGCGAGTACGACATTCTCGGTACAGGTGAACGGTTCGGCCCGCAGCGTATCGCAAGTGAACGGAAGCGGGAATACGGTGCTGCTGACCTTCAATGGGAGCCCGGTAACGCCAAGCGATACGGTGACGCTGTCCTACTACGGTTCCGCAAATCCGATCAAGGATTTATCGGGTAACGCCGCGGCGTCGTTCAGCGGCTTCAGCATTCAGAACGGCATCGATACGACCGCACCGCTTCTGCAAAATGGTTCTGCAGCGGGGAATAGTATTACGCTGGTGTATAATGAAGCGCTGAATCCGGCTGCCGTTCCGTCGCCCGTCGCCTATACCATACTTGTAAACGGGGCCGGACGCGCCGTATCCGCCGTCACGGTATCGGGTCCGCTCGTCAATCTGCTGCTCCCATCGGCGATCAGCGCCGCGGATATGGTCGTCGTCTCTTACACGGGCGGCGTTTTATCCGATCTGAGCGGCAACGCGGCGGCTGCTTTCAGCGCCCGGCAAATATACGCAGACGGCAGTACCGGCGCGATCGTCAATACGGGACAGCCGGCGCTTTACGGCATTTTCGCCGGCGGCAGCGCCATTACGCTGACGTTCTCGGCCCTGCTCGATTCGTCCTATACGCCTTCCTCCACGCAATTCGCCGTGAAAATCAATCAGGGAGCCAGTCCGGTTTCGGCGGTTACCGTGAGCGGGACGACCGTAAGGCTGGATTTATATACCGCGGTACAGCCCGGAGATACGGTGACGGTTTCCTATTCGCCCGACGGAATCCCGCTGCGTTCCGTAGCCGGCCTGGAAGCGCCGCCGTTTACCGACGTGACGGCCGCCAACCGGACGGCGGGGGCAGGCGGCGCTTCGGACAATGGCGTTTCCGCCGCCGACGGGGTCGAAATCGGTGCAGACGGCGTTTCGGCGGTGCCGGACATTTCGCCGGCGGGAAGCACGGCGAACCGGTATCAAATCACGTCGGACAAGCTTTACACGGCGTTCGATACCGCGCGGGCTTCCGGAGCGGCGCCGAAAGCGGTATTCACCGTTCCGGACGGAGAAAACGCCGGATTGGCTGCTTTCACGCTGGGAACTTTGCAGGAGATTCAGCATGCATCTCCGGACGCGTCCCTGAAAGTCGTTTACAAGGATGCAAGCTATGAGCTTCCGCTAAAAGCGCTTGATTATACGCAGCTCGGACAAATGATGAACGCCGCCGGTCCGGTCGGACAGCTGCTTGTCTCGATCGATACGAATGCGATCGGAAGCGGCTCCGGCTCCTTGACCGCGGCGCTGAACGGAATACCGGCGCAGCTGCTGACGCAGCCGGTAAGCTTCGAGCTGGCCGTCAGCAGCAACGGAGTGACGAAGCCGATCGACCATCTGAACGCATACTCGACGAGAACGATTCGATCGGAGACGGCGGTCGATCCGCGGCAGACCGCGGTCGTCTGGTTCGATCCGCAGGCGGGCAGGCTGTCTTATGTCCCGACTCATGTGCAGCAATCGGGCTCCGAGTCCGTCATCACGTTTCAGCGCAACGGCAACAGTGTCTATGCGGCTGTAAAAGGCTCGGTAGATTACGCCGATATCGGCAGCCATTGGGCCCGAAACGACCTGCTCCTGCTGGCGAATAAATTTATCGTCGAGGGCCGTTCCCCAGGCAGATTCGAGCCGGACAAAACGATTACGCGAGCCGAGTTCGCGTCGTTCATCGTGCGCGGCCTCGGATTGTCCGGCAATGTCCAAGCGGCCGCGAAGTTCTCCGACGTCGATGCCTCATCGACGGCCGCAGCATCTATCGGAGCGGCGGTGAACGCGGGTATTGTGCAGGGCATGCCGGACGGCACCTTCAAGCCGGCAAGCCCGATTACGCGCGAGCAGATGGCTTCGATGATCGTGCGCGCTTCGGCGGCAGCGGGCAAGAGCCTTGGCTCCTCGCAGCGTGATGCCGATCTTTTGAAGCGGTTCAAGGATGCGGCCAAAATCGGCGCCTGGGCGCGTGGGGATACCGCCGAGGCTGTCGATGCCGAAATCATTAACGGGCTGACGTCCGATACGTTTGCTCCGAAATCGAATGCAACGCGGGCGCAGGCGGCGGTTATGATCAAACGTCTGCTAAGCAAGCTGCAATTTTTAGACGAATAA
- a CDS encoding Ig-like domain-containing protein — protein sequence MFRSRWMHIVLALGLVLQVGLGGFGAKRVEAAAGGPVVLGKSPSSGSANVPLQSQLVLTFDENVAKGSGPASISIKRLRDNSVFETYTVATDSRVAINPSSHNVVTITPAGSFDAGTGYYVTIDSGALVNESNRAVFTGISDTTGWNFTTVAAPDTEPPILSDKMPADGGTGSIGTSLKMTFNEPVYAASGDITITNVNQPSDSQSIGAVSSAVTGSGTRTIVITPPNGLQGNSSYRITMPAGSFKDGAGNDFAGVASGDWSFTTLPPPLGKPALNPADNANGVSVSAKLVMTFPINISPGTGTILIKKIADNADADVLTVGTSDVSVSGNKVTLTPNGLLPNTGYYVLIDVGAFRSTDDPAALYEGITDATTWNFTTGAGSDTSPPAMMDRKPSDTQSADSLDLEMTFSEPVYPGLGNIVVKTVPNGSAAASIPVTSNKVSGGGTTTITVKDTGTKLAGNTKYEVTIGSQAFRDANGNNFPGTPDGQWTFTVTQDNTKPSILALTPQDDAQNTGISGVTLRMLFSEAVQIVNPAGVKVKPLTGTDKPALTATLSVDPNNDRQLLISVNGTLAAGTDYYVEMAYGTVSDVAGNKFDGILNQYQWTFKTAVSLPGAPVLTKAELLGSSKIALTYNELLDAGSVPANANFYATVNGASRAVTRVAVSGMMATLDLQSAVAAGQIVKLSYSPGDNPIKDITGTDAASFSNRDVRTIPTAPPPYKPPAA from the coding sequence TTGTTTCGATCAAGATGGATGCATATTGTACTGGCGTTAGGGCTGGTCCTTCAAGTCGGACTCGGCGGATTCGGTGCGAAGCGGGTGGAAGCCGCGGCGGGCGGTCCGGTCGTGCTGGGCAAATCGCCTTCCTCCGGTTCGGCGAACGTGCCTTTACAATCGCAGCTTGTCCTCACCTTCGACGAAAATGTCGCCAAGGGCAGCGGTCCGGCTTCGATTTCGATCAAGAGGCTCCGCGACAATTCCGTATTCGAGACGTATACGGTCGCCACGGATTCGCGCGTCGCCATCAATCCGTCCAGTCATAACGTGGTCACGATAACGCCGGCCGGCAGCTTCGACGCGGGCACGGGTTACTATGTTACGATCGATTCGGGCGCGCTGGTCAATGAAAGCAACCGTGCGGTTTTTACGGGCATTTCCGATACGACGGGTTGGAATTTCACGACGGTGGCCGCTCCGGATACGGAACCGCCTATACTGTCGGACAAAATGCCCGCAGACGGCGGAACGGGGAGCATCGGGACATCGCTCAAGATGACGTTTAACGAGCCCGTATACGCGGCATCGGGCGATATCACGATTACGAATGTCAATCAGCCCTCGGACAGCCAGAGCATCGGCGCCGTTTCGTCCGCTGTCACGGGAAGCGGAACCAGGACGATTGTCATTACGCCGCCGAACGGTCTGCAGGGCAATTCCTCCTATCGGATCACCATGCCAGCGGGCAGCTTTAAGGATGGGGCTGGTAACGATTTCGCCGGTGTGGCGAGCGGAGATTGGAGCTTTACCACTCTGCCGCCGCCGCTTGGGAAGCCGGCCTTGAATCCGGCGGACAACGCGAATGGCGTCTCCGTATCGGCCAAGCTGGTGATGACGTTTCCGATTAACATATCCCCCGGCACCGGCACCATTCTCATCAAGAAGATTGCGGATAATGCCGATGCGGACGTGCTAACGGTCGGTACGTCCGATGTATCGGTTTCGGGCAATAAAGTAACCTTGACGCCGAACGGATTGCTGCCTAATACCGGCTATTACGTTCTGATCGACGTCGGTGCCTTCAGGAGCACGGACGACCCCGCTGCGCTTTACGAAGGGATTACGGATGCAACGACTTGGAATTTTACAACAGGCGCAGGGAGCGATACGTCGCCGCCGGCGATGATGGACCGGAAACCGTCCGATACGCAATCGGCGGACAGTCTCGACCTGGAGATGACCTTCAGCGAACCGGTATATCCGGGACTGGGAAACATCGTCGTCAAGACGGTTCCGAACGGTTCTGCAGCCGCAAGCATTCCGGTAACCTCGAATAAAGTAAGCGGCGGCGGAACGACAACGATCACCGTCAAAGATACCGGAACGAAGCTGGCCGGCAACACGAAGTACGAAGTGACAATCGGAAGCCAGGCGTTTCGCGATGCAAACGGCAATAACTTTCCGGGGACGCCGGACGGCCAATGGACGTTTACGGTTACGCAGGACAATACAAAGCCCTCGATCCTGGCTTTGACGCCGCAGGACGATGCGCAAAATACAGGCATATCGGGCGTTACGCTGCGGATGCTGTTCAGCGAAGCCGTTCAAATCGTCAATCCGGCCGGCGTTAAAGTAAAGCCGCTTACCGGAACGGACAAACCGGCATTGACAGCGACGCTGTCGGTTGACCCGAACAACGACCGGCAGCTGCTGATTTCCGTCAATGGTACGCTGGCTGCCGGCACGGACTATTACGTGGAAATGGCTTACGGAACGGTGTCCGATGTCGCGGGGAACAAGTTTGACGGGATATTGAACCAATATCAATGGACGTTTAAAACGGCCGTATCGCTGCCCGGAGCTCCCGTATTAACCAAGGCCGAGCTGCTCGGCTCTTCCAAAATCGCGCTTACCTATAACGAGCTTTTGGATGCGGGATCTGTGCCGGCGAATGCCAACTTCTATGCGACGGTCAACGGAGCCTCCCGGGCGGTGACCCGCGTCGCGGTAAGCGGAATGATGGCGACGCTTGATTTGCAAAGCGCCGTCGCCGCCGGGCAAATCGTCAAGCTTTCCTATTCGCCGGGCGATAACCCGATCAAGGACATCACGGGGACGGATGCGGCAAGCTTCTCGAACCGGGATGTACGAACAATCCCGACAGCACCGCCCCCGTACAAACCGCCGGCCGCGTGA
- the metK gene encoding methionine adenosyltransferase, translating into MSLKGRHLFTSESVTEGHPDKICDQISDAVLDAFLEVDPYARVACEVSVATGLVLVIGEISSRADYVDIPAIVRRTIKDIGYTRAKYGFDSSTCAVLTSLNEQSADIAQGVNAAIESREGKDVQQENEDIGAGDQGLMFGFATNETPELMPLPIALSHRIARRLSEVRKNGKLEYLRPDGKTQVTIEYIDGKPTRVDTIVVSTQHAEEVTLEQIQTDIREHVIKPVVPTEWLDQDTKFFINPTGRFVIGGPQGDAGLTGRKIIVDTYGGYARHGGGAFSGKDPTKVDRSAAYAARYVAKNIVAAGLADKCEIQLAYAIGVANPVSISVDTYGTGKVSEEKLVDVIKKNFDLRPAGIIKMLDLRRPIYSKTAAYGHFGRTDIDLPWERVDKADQLKADASN; encoded by the coding sequence ATGTCGCTTAAAGGACGTCATTTATTCACGTCGGAGTCCGTTACCGAAGGACACCCCGATAAAATTTGCGACCAAATTTCGGATGCGGTGCTGGATGCCTTTTTGGAGGTCGATCCGTATGCGCGCGTCGCCTGCGAGGTTTCCGTGGCGACGGGTCTCGTACTGGTGATCGGGGAGATCAGCAGCCGCGCGGATTATGTGGATATCCCGGCCATCGTGCGCCGCACCATTAAAGATATCGGCTATACCCGGGCGAAGTACGGCTTCGATTCGAGCACGTGCGCCGTGCTGACCTCGTTGAACGAGCAGTCGGCCGATATTGCGCAGGGCGTCAATGCCGCTATCGAATCGCGCGAGGGTAAAGATGTGCAGCAGGAAAATGAAGATATCGGCGCCGGAGACCAAGGTTTAATGTTCGGATTTGCCACCAACGAAACGCCGGAGCTGATGCCGCTCCCGATCGCATTGTCGCACCGGATCGCCCGCCGTTTATCCGAGGTCCGCAAGAACGGCAAGCTTGAATATTTGCGGCCCGACGGCAAAACGCAGGTTACGATCGAGTATATCGACGGCAAACCGACACGTGTCGATACGATCGTTGTTTCTACCCAGCATGCGGAAGAAGTCACGCTGGAACAAATCCAGACGGACATCCGTGAGCACGTCATTAAACCGGTCGTTCCGACGGAATGGCTCGATCAGGACACGAAATTTTTCATTAACCCGACCGGGCGCTTCGTGATCGGCGGCCCGCAGGGCGATGCCGGTTTGACCGGGCGCAAAATTATCGTCGACACGTACGGCGGATATGCCCGCCATGGCGGCGGCGCATTTTCGGGGAAGGATCCGACGAAGGTCGACCGTTCGGCAGCTTATGCCGCTCGTTACGTGGCGAAAAATATCGTCGCCGCCGGTTTAGCCGATAAATGCGAGATTCAGCTCGCGTATGCGATCGGCGTTGCGAATCCGGTTTCGATCAGCGTCGACACCTACGGCACCGGCAAGGTGTCCGAAGAAAAGCTGGTCGACGTCATTAAGAAAAATTTCGATCTTCGTCCCGCAGGCATCATTAAGATGCTCGATTTGCGCCGGCCGATTTACAGCAAAACCGCTGCATACGGTCACTTTGGCCGCACGGACATCGACCTTCCTTGGGAGCGCGTAGACAAGGCGGACCAACTGAAAGCCGACGCTTCCAACTAA
- a CDS encoding alpha/beta-type small acid-soluble spore protein translates to MARRSSNTIVVPQCKQALEQMKYEIAAELGLTAAYPTDVQVEFAGELGTVHSVTGVNWSSVATREAGSVGGSITRRLIQQAEQTLKGL, encoded by the coding sequence GTGGCAAGAAGGTCATCGAACACAATCGTCGTACCGCAGTGTAAGCAGGCGCTGGAGCAAATGAAATACGAAATTGCAGCGGAGCTCGGGCTGACTGCAGCCTATCCTACCGACGTTCAAGTCGAATTTGCAGGCGAGCTCGGAACGGTGCATTCGGTAACGGGCGTCAATTGGTCCAGCGTAGCTACTCGGGAAGCCGGCTCCGTCGGCGGATCCATTACGCGCAGGCTCATCCAGCAAGCCGAACAGACGCTTAAAGGGCTATAA